One Mycobacterium marseillense DNA window includes the following coding sequences:
- a CDS encoding DUF417 family protein, with product MIDHMLSRWGRLLGRYGLVVVLAWIGVGKYVKMESRVLIQDSPLMSWLYDLFSVTFVARALGTMEIVAAVLIALRPWWPRGSAAGSALAVVLFLGTLSFLFTTPGVVAFHAHGIPVLSALPGQFLLKDLVLLGVALWTLGDSLTASTTTARAYPARGD from the coding sequence ATGATCGATCACATGCTGAGCCGATGGGGGCGACTCCTGGGCCGCTACGGCCTGGTAGTCGTCCTGGCGTGGATCGGAGTGGGCAAGTACGTGAAGATGGAATCCCGCGTGCTCATCCAGGACAGCCCGCTGATGAGCTGGCTCTACGACCTCTTCAGCGTCACCTTCGTTGCGCGCGCACTAGGAACGATGGAAATCGTTGCAGCCGTGCTGATCGCGCTGCGGCCATGGTGGCCGCGGGGGTCGGCGGCGGGCAGCGCGCTTGCGGTGGTGTTGTTCCTGGGCACACTGAGTTTCTTGTTCACCACGCCCGGGGTGGTCGCGTTCCATGCCCACGGCATCCCGGTGCTTTCGGCGCTGCCCGGCCAGTTTCTACTCAAGGACCTGGTATTGCTCGGCGTCGCGCTGTGGACGCTGGGCGACTCGCTGACCGCGAGCACCACCACCGCACGGGCATATCCCGCCCGCGGCGACTGA
- a CDS encoding TetR/AcrR family transcriptional regulator — translation MDRILGAAVELLDEEGADALSMRSLAQRLESGTATLYRHFSNRSELVSQVIDQILGEVDLDAEELAALPWQQACITFAQHMFDALRRHGNVAPLLIEYTPTGPSALANRERCLAVLLDNGFAPAVAAHAYATLARYVLGFAIQLTGATGGGGPQDAELSAVFHRLDAARYPATVTVADELPVPLADEFAFGLRLIVSGLERLRE, via the coding sequence ATGGACCGCATCCTGGGCGCGGCGGTCGAGCTCCTCGATGAGGAAGGGGCGGACGCGTTGTCGATGCGGTCGCTGGCCCAGCGCCTGGAATCGGGCACCGCCACGCTGTACCGCCACTTCTCCAACCGATCCGAACTGGTGTCCCAGGTGATCGACCAGATACTCGGCGAGGTCGACCTCGACGCGGAGGAGCTGGCCGCCCTGCCGTGGCAGCAGGCATGTATCACGTTCGCGCAACACATGTTCGACGCGCTCCGCAGGCATGGCAATGTCGCACCACTGCTGATCGAATACACGCCGACGGGCCCCAGCGCGTTGGCCAATCGGGAGCGATGCCTGGCGGTGCTGCTCGACAACGGCTTTGCGCCGGCGGTCGCGGCCCACGCCTACGCCACGCTGGCCCGTTACGTGCTGGGTTTCGCGATCCAACTGACCGGTGCGACTGGTGGGGGCGGTCCCCAGGACGCGGAACTCTCGGCGGTGTTTCACCGGCTCGATGCGGCGCGCTATCCCGCGACCGTCACCGTCGCCGACGAGCTTCCCGTTCCGCTGGCCGACGAGTTCGCTTTCGGGTTGCGGCTCATCGTCTCCGGACTCGAACGACTGCGCGAGTGA
- a CDS encoding pyridoxamine 5'-phosphate oxidase family protein yields the protein MLLPLASEPYTAPTDRDMLPSERRQFVRTHRTCVFGYRRRDDGPAMSVVYYIPTDADELLVSTMAGRGKARVVDRDGKVSLCVLDERWPFAYLQVYADATVEEDRDLAVDVMMAVAGRMSGQPLGDEARPHIEAMCERENRVVIRCRPYSTYATPPRHLHRNDQASELSHWVSGVIPWDAVDPAN from the coding sequence ATGCTCCTCCCCCTGGCGTCAGAGCCCTATACCGCTCCGACCGACCGCGACATGCTTCCCTCCGAACGACGCCAGTTCGTGCGGACCCACCGCACGTGCGTGTTCGGCTATCGTCGCCGCGACGACGGCCCCGCCATGTCGGTCGTGTACTACATCCCCACCGACGCCGACGAACTGCTCGTGTCCACGATGGCCGGCAGGGGCAAGGCCCGCGTGGTCGATCGAGACGGCAAAGTGAGCCTGTGTGTCCTCGACGAGCGCTGGCCGTTCGCCTACCTGCAGGTCTACGCCGACGCCACCGTCGAGGAAGACCGGGATCTGGCGGTCGACGTGATGATGGCGGTTGCCGGCCGAATGTCGGGGCAGCCACTCGGTGACGAGGCGCGCCCGCACATCGAGGCGATGTGCGAACGCGAGAACCGTGTCGTCATTCGGTGCCGGCCGTATTCCACCTACGCAACGCCCCCGCGCCATCTGCATCGCAACGACCAGGCGTCGGAACTGAGCCACTGGGTGTCCGGGGTGATCCCTTGGGACGCAGTCGATCCGGCTAATTGA
- a CDS encoding SRPBCC family protein, with amino-acid sequence MTVTVVDRGPRQVSRRVEVAAPAAELYAIVADPRRHHELDGSGTVRDNITMPPQLLEGSKFSTNMKMFGLPYRITSTITALTPNEVVEWRHPLGHRWRWEFEALSPTLTQVTETFDYRDAGALKNKLKYYERMGFAKANGSGIEATLTKLRDRYPG; translated from the coding sequence TGAGTCGCAGAGTCGAAGTGGCCGCGCCCGCGGCCGAGCTATATGCCATCGTCGCCGATCCGCGGCGCCACCATGAACTCGACGGGTCGGGCACGGTGCGCGACAACATCACCATGCCGCCGCAACTCCTTGAAGGCTCGAAGTTTTCGACGAACATGAAGATGTTCGGCCTGCCCTACCGCATCACCAGCACGATCACCGCGCTGACGCCGAACGAAGTGGTCGAATGGCGCCACCCGCTGGGTCACCGCTGGCGGTGGGAGTTCGAGGCGCTGTCACCAACCTTGACGCAGGTCACCGAGACGTTCGACTACCGCGACGCCGGTGCGCTCAAAAACAAACTGAAGTACTACGAGCGGATGGGTTTCGCCAAGGCGAACGGCTCGGGCATCGAGGCGACGCTGACCAAACTGCGGGATCGCTACCCGGGGTGA